Proteins from one Microbacterium faecale genomic window:
- the recQ gene encoding DNA helicase RecQ — protein MTQPPYEFEPDDGWIPPEEPPDDGYADYEGGAVAWADPFVSEPPAGFAAQPSGHARAPQHASGLDALRTVYGFESFRGDQAEVVEHVASGGDAVVLMPTGGGKSVCYQVPALVREGTGLVVSPLIALMHDQVEALRANGVAAAYLNSSQDPSERAEVERAYVPGELDLIYVAPERLSSPQTRGLLARGALSVIAIDEAHCVSQWGHDFRPDYLTLGDLGEAFPGVPRVALTATATRETHREITERLHLGSARHFVASFDRPNIQYRIEAKTEARRQLLQFIRSQPDRSAGIVYALSRKSVEQTASFLAGQGIDAIPYHAGLPAETRTAHQARFLREDGVVVVATIAFGMGIDKPDVRFVAHIDLPKSVEGYYQETGRAGRDGEPSVAWMAYGLGDVVQQRRLIQQGDGDRARQQRQQQHLDAMLALCETVECRRQNLLAYFGQSSDPCGNCDTCLEAPKTWDGLVAAQKLMSTIVRLQRERGQSFGAGHLIDILRGKETERMRRFRHDELSTYGIGDDLSDQDWRSVIRQLLARGLLAPQGEYNTLAVTPESAGVLRGETPVPLRHDVIGRKSRPASARKTTAAETLAPEDRDLFEKLREWRAGQAREQGVPAYIVFGDATLRALAEHRPASLDALDAISGIGQKKRDAYGEQVLEVIRTV, from the coding sequence ATGACCCAGCCGCCGTATGAGTTCGAGCCCGACGACGGCTGGATCCCGCCCGAGGAGCCGCCCGACGACGGATACGCCGACTACGAGGGGGGCGCGGTCGCGTGGGCGGATCCGTTCGTGTCGGAGCCGCCCGCGGGCTTCGCCGCGCAGCCCTCGGGTCACGCTCGCGCGCCTCAGCACGCGAGCGGCCTCGACGCGCTCCGCACGGTGTACGGATTCGAATCCTTCCGCGGCGACCAGGCCGAGGTCGTCGAGCACGTGGCATCGGGCGGCGACGCCGTCGTGCTCATGCCGACGGGTGGCGGCAAGAGCGTCTGCTATCAGGTCCCCGCGCTCGTGCGCGAGGGAACGGGGCTCGTCGTCTCGCCGCTCATCGCGCTCATGCACGACCAGGTCGAGGCGCTGCGCGCGAACGGCGTCGCGGCGGCTTACCTGAACTCGTCGCAGGATCCGTCGGAGCGTGCCGAGGTCGAGCGCGCGTACGTGCCCGGAGAGCTCGACCTCATCTACGTCGCGCCCGAGCGGCTCAGCAGCCCGCAGACGCGCGGCCTCCTCGCGCGGGGAGCCCTGAGCGTGATCGCGATCGACGAGGCGCACTGCGTGAGCCAGTGGGGCCACGACTTCCGCCCCGACTACCTGACGCTCGGCGACCTCGGCGAGGCGTTCCCCGGGGTCCCGCGCGTCGCGCTCACCGCCACGGCCACGCGCGAGACGCACCGCGAGATCACCGAGCGCCTGCACCTGGGGTCGGCCCGGCACTTCGTGGCGAGCTTCGACCGGCCGAACATCCAGTACCGCATCGAGGCGAAGACTGAGGCGCGGCGGCAGCTGCTGCAGTTCATCCGGTCGCAGCCCGACAGGTCCGCGGGCATCGTCTACGCCCTCAGTCGCAAGTCGGTCGAGCAGACCGCCTCCTTCCTCGCCGGTCAGGGCATCGACGCGATCCCGTACCACGCGGGGCTCCCGGCCGAGACGCGCACGGCGCACCAGGCGCGCTTCCTGCGCGAGGACGGCGTGGTCGTGGTCGCGACGATCGCGTTCGGCATGGGCATCGACAAGCCCGACGTGAGGTTCGTCGCGCACATCGACCTGCCGAAGTCGGTCGAGGGGTATTACCAGGAGACGGGGCGCGCGGGACGCGACGGCGAGCCGAGCGTCGCGTGGATGGCGTACGGCCTCGGCGATGTCGTGCAGCAGCGACGCCTGATCCAACAGGGTGACGGCGACCGCGCGCGTCAGCAGCGTCAGCAGCAGCACCTCGACGCGATGCTCGCGCTGTGCGAGACCGTCGAGTGTCGGCGTCAGAACCTGCTCGCATATTTCGGGCAGTCGTCGGATCCGTGTGGCAACTGCGATACGTGCCTCGAAGCGCCCAAGACGTGGGACGGGCTGGTCGCGGCGCAGAAGCTGATGTCGACGATCGTGCGGCTGCAGCGCGAACGCGGACAGTCGTTCGGCGCCGGTCATCTCATCGACATCCTGCGCGGCAAGGAGACCGAGCGGATGCGCCGGTTCCGGCACGACGAGTTGTCGACCTACGGTATCGGCGACGACCTGTCAGACCAGGACTGGCGCAGCGTCATTCGCCAGCTGCTCGCGCGCGGTCTGCTGGCACCGCAAGGGGAGTACAACACGCTCGCCGTGACACCGGAGTCGGCCGGCGTTCTGCGGGGGGAGACCCCGGTGCCGCTGCGCCACGACGTCATCGGACGCAAGAGTCGGCCCGCCTCGGCGAGGAAGACGACCGCCGCCGAGACGCTCGCACCCGAAGACCGGGACCTGTTCGAGAAGCTGCGCGAATGGCGCGCCGGCCAGGCACGTGAACAGGGCGTGCCGGCATACATCGTCTTCGGCGACGCGACGCTGCGGGCACTCGCGGAGCATCGCCCCGCGAGCCTCGACGCGCTGGATGCCATCAGCGGTATCGGGCAGAAAAAGCGCGACGCGTACGGAGAGCAGGTCCTCGAAGTGATCCGCACGGTATAG
- a CDS encoding M15 family metallopeptidase, producing the protein MTTSHHASARRAERRRRIERRRRRAVVTVTSTLSACTMIVAGAFVVAGASGSDSGPQALGSGGIETRPVTETPSPTPTPTATATPDAEDTQQRPFCSQDVKDAIQSDDAEAVVRAAGGGDEFREGVLSGRADRCIALNHPAWDWVVVNKQRPIEPLDYEPELTAPQTYSPIGAQLDPAAADALDALTTAASEAGVGDIGLESGYRSYAAQVEAYESQVASRGSTEEADLTSARPGYSEHQLGLAIDIVACDGTVCGSMYDFGGTPQGEWVSENAWRHGWIVRYEAHATETTGYEAEPWHLRYVGVEIATAYKNGGYDTYEDFWGLDAAAEYTD; encoded by the coding sequence GTGACGACTTCGCACCACGCGTCCGCACGCCGCGCCGAACGGCGCCGGCGGATCGAGCGGCGCCGTCGCCGGGCGGTCGTCACTGTCACGTCGACGCTGTCGGCGTGCACCATGATCGTGGCGGGCGCGTTTGTCGTCGCGGGAGCGAGTGGATCCGATTCCGGTCCGCAGGCGCTCGGCAGCGGCGGCATCGAGACCCGACCGGTCACCGAGACCCCGTCCCCGACCCCCACGCCGACTGCCACCGCGACGCCCGATGCCGAAGACACGCAACAGCGCCCCTTCTGCTCGCAGGACGTGAAGGACGCGATCCAGTCGGACGACGCGGAAGCGGTGGTGCGTGCGGCGGGCGGCGGCGATGAGTTCCGCGAAGGAGTCCTCTCCGGCCGCGCCGATCGCTGCATCGCCCTGAATCATCCCGCGTGGGACTGGGTCGTCGTCAACAAGCAGCGCCCGATTGAGCCGCTCGACTACGAGCCGGAGCTGACGGCGCCGCAGACCTACAGCCCCATCGGCGCTCAGCTGGACCCCGCGGCCGCCGATGCACTCGATGCGCTCACGACCGCCGCGAGCGAGGCGGGCGTCGGCGACATCGGGCTCGAGAGCGGATACCGCTCGTACGCCGCGCAGGTCGAGGCGTATGAATCGCAGGTCGCGAGCCGCGGCAGCACCGAGGAGGCCGACCTCACGTCGGCACGCCCCGGATACAGCGAGCACCAGCTCGGGCTCGCGATCGACATCGTCGCGTGCGACGGCACGGTGTGCGGATCCATGTACGACTTCGGCGGGACGCCGCAGGGCGAGTGGGTGTCCGAGAACGCCTGGCGCCATGGGTGGATCGTCCGGTATGAGGCGCACGCCACCGAAACGACGGGGTACGAGGCCGAGCCGTGGCACCTGCGGTACGTCGGCGTCGAGATCGCGACGGCGTACAAGAACGGCGGGTACGACACGTACGAGGATTTCTGGGGCCTCGACGCGGCCGCCGAATACACCGACTGA
- a CDS encoding ECF transporter S component produces the protein MPRPSVLSTRVLLVCAAIGVATGLIGGIEGWLAVPVLAATPFLYGFVLGVHVLPGIIAQELFRAPWVALITHGMAALVGIAVAPVYAFQFLGSALLFGGIQELIAAAFRYRAWGWWRFLLSALAIGAAIAAVIWAIADLAALPAWSRIVYLVLSLLGPVAWTLIGLAVGRGLARAGIGPRTGRR, from the coding sequence GTGCCCCGACCATCCGTGCTCTCGACGCGCGTGCTGCTCGTGTGCGCAGCCATCGGCGTCGCGACCGGGTTGATCGGCGGGATCGAGGGATGGCTCGCCGTGCCAGTCCTCGCCGCCACCCCCTTCCTCTATGGGTTCGTCCTAGGGGTGCACGTGCTGCCGGGCATCATCGCGCAGGAGCTGTTCCGTGCGCCGTGGGTCGCCCTCATCACACACGGGATGGCCGCGCTGGTCGGCATCGCCGTGGCTCCCGTCTACGCGTTCCAGTTCCTCGGATCGGCTCTGCTGTTCGGTGGCATCCAGGAGCTCATCGCGGCCGCCTTCCGCTATCGCGCCTGGGGCTGGTGGCGCTTCCTGCTCTCGGCCCTCGCGATCGGCGCCGCCATTGCCGCCGTCATCTGGGCGATCGCCGATCTCGCCGCCCTGCCCGCCTGGTCGCGGATCGTCTACCTCGTACTCTCCCTGCTCGGCCCGGTCGCCTGGACCCTGATCGGGCTCGCCGTCGGCCGCGGCCTCGCCCGAGCGGGCATCGGACCCCGGACCGGCAGGCGGTGA
- a CDS encoding aldose 1-epimerase family protein, whose protein sequence is MAHTPVDPTGKQIHLTRGDVTAHIAQVGAGLRGLTVDGTSIVTPYPEHSATPFGSGTVLVPWPNRIRDGRWEQVDPHGRSYSQQLALSEPDLHNAIHGLLRYAPYAIEEGDGSVTLTATVVPQKGYPFALVTQVVYELTDDGIRVTHRLTNVGDAAAPVGVGAHPFFHIGDADPREFVLTLPAATTFEVDDRLLPLAEKPVEGGTDLRTGEFLGDVDLDTGFGTLARDAEGRATSTLEAPDGRTVAVWQDESFGYLQVFTTEAYPGQPRAVAIEPMSIPTDAFNSGQSLTWLEPGDTAEFVWGVSYSG, encoded by the coding sequence ATGGCTCATACCCCCGTCGACCCGACCGGCAAGCAGATCCATCTCACCCGCGGTGACGTCACGGCGCACATCGCGCAGGTCGGCGCCGGGCTGCGCGGTCTCACCGTCGACGGCACGTCGATCGTCACGCCGTACCCCGAGCACAGCGCGACGCCGTTCGGATCCGGCACCGTTCTCGTGCCGTGGCCGAACCGGATCCGTGACGGCCGGTGGGAGCAGGTCGACCCGCACGGCCGGTCGTACAGCCAGCAGCTCGCGCTGAGCGAGCCCGACCTCCACAACGCGATCCACGGCCTGCTGCGGTACGCGCCGTACGCGATCGAGGAGGGCGACGGATCCGTGACCCTCACGGCGACCGTCGTGCCCCAGAAGGGCTACCCGTTCGCGCTCGTCACGCAGGTCGTCTACGAGCTCACTGACGACGGGATCCGCGTGACGCACCGCCTCACGAACGTCGGCGACGCCGCGGCCCCCGTGGGCGTCGGCGCGCATCCGTTCTTCCACATCGGTGACGCGGATCCGCGCGAGTTCGTGCTCACGCTCCCGGCGGCGACGACGTTCGAGGTCGACGACCGACTGCTGCCTCTCGCCGAGAAGCCCGTCGAGGGCGGCACCGACCTGCGCACGGGCGAGTTCCTCGGCGATGTTGACCTCGACACCGGCTTCGGCACGCTCGCGCGCGACGCCGAGGGGCGCGCGACGTCGACGCTCGAGGCGCCCGACGGACGCACTGTCGCCGTGTGGCAGGACGAGAGCTTCGGGTACCTGCAGGTGTTCACGACGGAGGCGTATCCCGGCCAGCCCCGCGCGGTCGCGATCGAGCCGATGTCCATCCCCACCGACGCTTTCAACTCCGGCCAGAGCCTGACGTGGCTTGAACCGGGCGACACCGCCGAGTTCGTCTGGGGTGTGTCTTATTCGGGCTGA
- a CDS encoding choice-of-anchor G family protein, giving the protein MRAEKHRQPTRGNARWLTKNKRVVGGVATTAAVVAAFVGAGAAATAAETDNAEAEGRFLTFGGSLGDTVNFLAELAPAYSAEPSGDPENSRSLDLELLSALDIPLGDGLQLFGENPILGLGALGQYSRTDAGSAYASSGLLGEEGAIAPAAGNDPSENAYLDLTPILAQAGLDVLLDNARLELGAISASAALDAGGEPVGDYQIAGGTLLLTSPVVEELSGTLVEVLDEVSGPINDLTGEGGAIDTTVDPLLDGLTSTLNTLLLGVGSIDDLGVTATVDVDLEAAVQSVLSEPITSSDSVITIDFSTGEVNVDLARLVADTQGGDYDGTLNGLDPNTELLDPDLVQATLDGAIGSVFDQIPALLVNAVTDALHAVDVNIAITGEINSLLGNIGMVDVQLAGTLGDFIGAEGSSEPTVDTSGTSIIGLPVGELLEPVLQTVTNTILPALVTPLSNAITDEGTLDTIFRPVVEAANQVLQPLFGIVTNNLLSLTANVQETGGTFTHEDAANTEGTFTERALQLSLLPQSPILELSLGSATVRAGDAVVYETSIDVTPGSVEQGESTTITGSGFEPGESVSVTLDGQEIGPVTADADGNIELPYTTEADDATGTFDVIATGDVSQTPAEGSLEITEATADPDTDTDADSATDPDTAADPDSSSNVDADADPDTAADPDSSSNVDAAADPDADANVDADADPDTAADPDSSSNVDAAADPDADANVDADADPEADSSSDGSDTTGDVNVDADSAADGDDADENTNASSSASASADADDNSNASAQAAAQAAAQADASTSASAAADADATAAAQSAANEDASSDASSDVSSEANASSQAAAQSAAQADASSTSNADATSAADANAAAASAAASNADSSTDASAAAAANADGDADGANADENTNASSSASASADADDNSNASAQAAAQAAAQADASTSASAAADADATAAAQSAANEDASSDASSDVSSEANASSQAAAQSAAQADASSTSNADSSSAAEGNASAASAAASNADSSSDASSAAAANADADGDADGAQISMDLENDRLQVGEEQVAHGYGFEPGETVTATQFSDPYAIGEQVADDNGEVTFTWNVPAGTDDGNHLVELAGETSGSVDQSFEVYSGGDLSPTGGDLALTLGGIAALMMLAGAGVWFAVRRRADA; this is encoded by the coding sequence ATGCGTGCTGAAAAGCATCGGCAGCCCACGCGCGGCAACGCGCGCTGGCTGACGAAGAATAAGCGTGTGGTCGGGGGTGTCGCCACTACTGCAGCCGTCGTCGCCGCGTTCGTGGGTGCCGGCGCTGCCGCGACCGCCGCAGAGACCGATAATGCCGAAGCGGAAGGGCGGTTCCTGACGTTCGGCGGTTCGCTTGGCGACACCGTCAACTTCCTTGCTGAACTCGCTCCCGCTTACTCAGCGGAGCCGAGTGGCGATCCGGAGAACTCGCGTTCTCTGGACCTTGAGCTCTTGAGCGCTCTCGACATTCCGCTCGGCGATGGCCTGCAGCTGTTCGGCGAGAACCCGATTCTCGGGCTTGGTGCACTGGGTCAGTACTCGCGCACAGATGCCGGGTCGGCCTACGCGTCGTCCGGTTTGCTCGGCGAGGAAGGCGCGATTGCGCCAGCCGCGGGTAACGACCCCTCGGAGAACGCCTACCTGGACCTCACGCCGATTCTCGCTCAGGCGGGGCTCGACGTCCTTCTCGACAACGCGCGTCTCGAGCTCGGTGCGATCTCGGCCTCCGCCGCGCTCGATGCGGGCGGCGAGCCCGTCGGCGACTACCAGATCGCGGGCGGAACGCTGTTGCTGACGAGTCCTGTGGTGGAGGAACTCTCTGGCACTCTTGTCGAGGTACTCGATGAGGTTTCCGGACCCATCAACGACTTGACGGGCGAAGGTGGGGCGATCGACACCACTGTCGACCCACTTCTCGATGGCCTCACGTCGACGCTGAACACGCTTCTGCTGGGCGTCGGTAGCATCGACGACCTTGGTGTGACGGCGACGGTAGATGTGGATCTCGAGGCCGCGGTTCAGTCGGTTCTTTCCGAGCCGATCACCTCGAGCGACAGCGTCATCACGATCGACTTCAGCACGGGTGAAGTCAACGTCGACCTGGCGCGCCTGGTCGCCGATACACAGGGTGGCGATTACGACGGCACGCTGAACGGTCTCGACCCGAACACCGAGCTGCTGGACCCTGACCTCGTTCAGGCTACGCTCGACGGTGCCATTGGGTCGGTCTTCGACCAGATCCCGGCGCTGCTCGTCAACGCGGTGACTGACGCTCTCCACGCGGTAGACGTCAACATCGCGATCACCGGCGAGATCAATTCGCTTCTCGGCAACATCGGCATGGTTGACGTGCAGCTCGCAGGGACGCTCGGCGACTTCATCGGGGCCGAAGGCTCGTCGGAGCCCACCGTCGACACGTCGGGAACCTCGATTATCGGTCTCCCGGTCGGAGAGCTGCTCGAGCCGGTGCTCCAGACCGTGACCAACACGATCCTGCCGGCACTCGTCACGCCGCTGTCGAACGCGATCACGGACGAGGGCACGCTGGACACGATCTTCCGCCCAGTTGTCGAAGCAGCGAACCAGGTGCTTCAGCCGCTGTTCGGGATAGTGACGAACAACCTGCTCTCGCTGACGGCGAACGTGCAGGAGACCGGCGGGACCTTCACGCACGAGGACGCCGCGAACACGGAGGGCACGTTCACGGAGCGCGCACTGCAGCTCTCGCTGCTCCCGCAGTCGCCGATTCTCGAGCTGTCGCTCGGTTCTGCCACGGTTCGTGCCGGTGACGCTGTCGTCTACGAGACCTCGATCGATGTCACCCCCGGCTCGGTCGAGCAGGGTGAGTCCACCACGATCACGGGTTCGGGCTTCGAGCCCGGCGAGTCTGTGTCGGTGACGCTCGATGGTCAGGAGATCGGGCCCGTAACGGCGGACGCGGACGGCAACATCGAGCTGCCGTACACGACTGAGGCCGACGACGCCACGGGCACGTTCGACGTCATCGCGACTGGTGACGTGTCACAGACGCCGGCGGAAGGTTCGTTGGAGATCACCGAGGCGACTGCTGACCCGGATACCGACACGGACGCCGACAGTGCAACTGACCCGGACACGGCCGCTGACCCCGACTCCAGCTCGAACGTGGATGCGGATGCTGACCCGGACACGGCCGCTGACCCGGACTCGAGTTCGAACGTGGATGCTGCCGCTGACCCGGACGCTGACGCGAACGTGGATGCGGATGCTGACCCGGACACGGCCGCTGACCCGGACTCGAGTTCGAACGTGGATGCTGCCGCTGACCCGGACGCTGACGCGAACGTGGATGCGGATGCCGACCCCGAGGCTGACTCCAGCTCGGATGGCTCGGACACGACCGGTGACGTGAACGTGGACGCCGACAGCGCCGCCGATGGCGACGATGCCGACGAGAACACGAACGCTTCGTCTTCGGCTTCCGCTTCGGCGGACGCTGACGACAACAGCAACGCGTCGGCTCAGGCCGCTGCGCAGGCTGCTGCTCAGGCAGATGCTTCGACGTCGGCTTCGGCCGCTGCCGATGCTGACGCCACGGCTGCTGCTCAGTCCGCTGCGAACGAGGATGCGTCCAGTGACGCGTCGTCGGATGTCTCGTCTGAGGCGAACGCGTCGAGCCAGGCTGCTGCTCAGTCCGCAGCTCAGGCAGACGCCTCGTCGACGTCGAACGCCGACGCGACCTCCGCTGCTGACGCCAACGCGGCTGCTGCTTCAGCTGCTGCTTCGAACGCTGACTCCTCGACGGATGCCTCGGCTGCTGCCGCGGCGAACGCCGACGGTGACGCGGACGGCGCCAATGCTGACGAGAACACGAACGCCTCGTCTTCGGCTTCCGCTTCGGCGGACGCTGACGACAACAGCAACGCGTCGGCTCAGGCCGCTGCGCAGGCTGCTGCTCAGGCAGATGCTTCGACGTCGGCTTCGGCCGCTGCCGATGCTGACGCCACGGCTGCTGCTCAGTCCGCTGCGAACGAGGATGCGTCCAGCGACGCGTCGTCGGATGTCTCGTCTGAGGCGAACGCGTCGAGCCAGGCTGCTGCTCAGTCCGCAGCTCAGGCAGACGCCTCGTCGACGTCGAACGCCGACTCTTCGTCCGCCGCTGAGGGCAACGCGAGCGCCGCGTCGGCTGCAGCGTCCAACGCTGACTCGTCGTCTGATGCTTCGTCTGCTGCCGCGGCAAACGCCGACGCAGACGGCGACGCTGACGGTGCGCAGATCTCGATGGACCTCGAGAACGACCGCCTCCAGGTCGGCGAGGAGCAGGTGGCCCACGGCTACGGCTTCGAGCCTGGCGAGACGGTCACTGCGACGCAGTTCTCGGACCCGTACGCGATCGGCGAGCAGGTGGCCGACGACAACGGTGAGGTCACGTTCACGTGGAATGTGCCCGCCGGTACCGACGACGGCAACCACCTCGTTGAGCTCGCGGGCGAGACGTCGGGTTCGGTTGACCAGTCGTTCGAGGTCTACAGCGGTGGCGACCTGTCGCCGACCGGTGGCGACCTGGCGCTGACGCTCGGCGGAATCGCTGCGCTGATGATGCTGGCCGGTGCCGGAGTCTGGTTCGCCGTGAGGCGCCGGGCCGACGCCTGA
- a CDS encoding ATP-binding cassette domain-containing protein, translating to MTDPLVALHDVTVTYADSADPALRGVTLAIGRGEVVLLAGPSGSGKSTLAMTMNGLVPHAIDADLTGRVTVAGTDTAASSPAQLSRTVGMVFQDPDVQVVTGSVYDEVAFGPENLCVPEDEVRDRVADALRIVGLWERREEDPAALSGGGRQRLAIAAALAMQTPLIVLDEPTANLDPQGARSVYDALDQIVASGETSLLLIEHALDAALPLATRMVVLDRTGHPAFDDAPQTLLRDHADELEELGVGLAPAHVPRPAAEPADPILTTHSLTLARGGHTVLHGVSVDIPRGSVTAIVGPNGAGKTTLAQAIAGVLRTPRGTVLRETDVRFVFQNPEHQFVAHTVREELAHGVRGLPRHEAAERVESMLARLDLTAHADRHPFRLSGGQKRRLSLGAVTIGMRPGGMLVLDEPLYGQDRAHTASLLTMLEELHEQGTTIVVVTHDLRLVASHATHVIEMNAGRVTPVEGLPKDPTRPTALGAAGAARRRFLERRDPLATLLAVFPGLVALIFTRDIMTPAVFVGLAYITLLVGVPPSRRLVLWLLGTLPAIGAVLAAGFGLWTGFDNGIATALRLVALLALALIPGLASDGVDTVRALTAHLRIPYRVGYSALAALRFVPRFRHEFGVIRAAHRLRGSRALGPLAYPRLLIPLLASGIRHAERVALAMDARAFGAFPTRTERRRPRWHLADTAFVAGAWILTAAAMVAGPLVA from the coding sequence GTGACGGATCCGCTCGTCGCGCTGCACGACGTCACCGTGACGTACGCCGACAGCGCGGATCCCGCACTCCGAGGCGTGACGCTGGCGATCGGCCGCGGCGAAGTCGTGCTGCTGGCCGGGCCGAGCGGATCCGGCAAGTCGACGTTGGCGATGACGATGAACGGCCTCGTCCCGCACGCGATCGACGCCGACCTCACCGGCCGGGTCACGGTCGCCGGCACCGACACGGCCGCGTCGTCGCCCGCGCAGCTCAGCCGGACCGTCGGCATGGTGTTCCAGGATCCGGATGTGCAGGTCGTGACGGGATCCGTCTACGACGAGGTCGCCTTCGGCCCGGAGAACCTCTGCGTCCCCGAAGACGAGGTGCGCGACCGCGTGGCGGACGCCCTCCGGATCGTCGGGCTGTGGGAACGCCGCGAAGAGGATCCGGCCGCGCTGTCCGGAGGAGGACGCCAACGGCTCGCGATCGCGGCCGCGCTCGCGATGCAGACGCCGCTGATCGTGCTCGACGAGCCCACCGCCAACCTGGATCCGCAGGGCGCGCGAAGCGTCTACGACGCACTGGATCAGATCGTCGCGTCGGGTGAGACGTCACTGCTGCTGATCGAGCACGCCCTCGACGCTGCGCTTCCGCTCGCGACGCGCATGGTCGTGCTCGACCGCACCGGGCACCCGGCGTTCGACGATGCGCCGCAGACGCTCCTGCGCGATCATGCCGACGAGCTCGAAGAGCTCGGCGTCGGCCTCGCTCCGGCCCACGTGCCGCGCCCCGCTGCCGAGCCCGCGGATCCGATCCTCACCACGCACTCGCTCACCCTCGCTCGCGGCGGGCACACGGTGCTGCACGGTGTCTCGGTCGATATCCCGCGCGGCTCCGTCACCGCGATCGTCGGACCGAACGGCGCCGGCAAGACGACGCTCGCGCAGGCGATCGCCGGCGTGCTCCGCACACCGCGCGGCACGGTGCTGCGCGAGACGGACGTGCGGTTCGTGTTCCAGAACCCCGAGCACCAGTTCGTCGCGCACACCGTGCGGGAGGAACTGGCGCACGGCGTGCGCGGGCTCCCCCGTCACGAAGCGGCGGAGCGCGTCGAGAGCATGCTGGCACGGCTCGACCTCACCGCGCACGCCGACCGTCACCCGTTCCGTCTCTCGGGCGGGCAGAAACGCCGCCTCTCGCTCGGCGCGGTCACGATCGGCATGCGACCGGGCGGCATGCTCGTGCTGGACGAGCCGCTGTACGGTCAGGACCGCGCCCACACCGCGAGCCTCCTCACAATGCTCGAGGAGCTGCACGAGCAGGGCACCACGATCGTCGTCGTGACGCATGATCTGCGCCTCGTCGCGTCGCACGCGACCCACGTGATCGAGATGAACGCCGGCCGCGTCACGCCCGTCGAGGGACTGCCGAAGGATCCCACGCGACCGACAGCGCTCGGTGCGGCGGGTGCCGCACGCCGGCGATTCCTGGAGCGCCGCGACCCCCTCGCGACCCTGCTGGCGGTGTTCCCCGGACTCGTCGCCCTCATCTTCACGCGTGACATCATGACGCCCGCCGTCTTCGTCGGCCTCGCCTACATCACGCTTCTCGTGGGCGTTCCTCCCTCCCGCCGCCTCGTGCTATGGCTGCTCGGCACGCTGCCCGCGATCGGTGCCGTTCTCGCCGCGGGGTTCGGCCTGTGGACCGGATTCGATAACGGGATCGCGACCGCGCTGCGCCTCGTCGCGCTCCTCGCGCTCGCGCTCATCCCCGGACTGGCCAGCGACGGCGTCGACACCGTGCGTGCCCTCACGGCGCATCTGCGGATCCCCTACCGCGTGGGATACTCGGCCCTCGCCGCGCTGCGGTTCGTGCCGCGGTTCCGACACGAGTTCGGCGTGATCCGTGCCGCACACCGTCTACGGGGATCACGCGCCCTCGGCCCGCTCGCGTACCCCCGGCTTCTGATCCCGCTGCTCGCGAGCGGGATCCGCCATGCGGAGCGCGTCGCGCTCGCGATGGACGCCCGAGCATTCGGCGCCTTCCCCACGCGCACGGAACGCCGGCGACCCCGGTGGCATCTCGCGGACACGGCGTTCGTGGCCGGCGCGTGGATCCTCACCGCGGCCGCGATGGTGGCCGGCCCGCTCGTGGCCTGA